A window of Euwallacea similis isolate ESF13 chromosome 10, ESF131.1, whole genome shotgun sequence contains these coding sequences:
- the LOC136411615 gene encoding splicing factor C9orf78 homolog, producing the protein MDGSEAPEPEKITLKPKKPRNLRRKLKTEESDDEETVEIRNTLGEMREIQNLRKRPHGINLIGLALGTKGSAEGEGTAEDPFKVETGGMINMQALKGGKVKQVDDAYDTGIGTQFSVETNKRDEDEEMMKFIEEQLSKRKGKAEKEQQLQDKSKKSTYLSPEEAALRAVPEYLRESSAKRSEEMLSNQMLSGIPEVDLGIEAKIRNIEATEEAKLRLLWEKQNKKDGPSQFVPTNMAVNFVQQNRFNIESEAAKKKAKMDLQNDKYKKKDEKATDDYHFEKFKKQFRR; encoded by the exons ATGGACGGATCTGAGGCCCCAGAACCGgagaaaataacattaaaacctaaaaaaccAAGGAACTTGAGACGGAAACTAAAGACCGAGGAAAGTGATGATGAGGAGACTGTCGAAATTAG GAACACGTTAGGAGAAATGAGGGAAATCCAGAACCTCAGAAAGCGCCCCCATGGCATCAATCTCATAGGTCTTGCATTAGGAACCAAAGGCTCAGCTGAAGGTGAAGGGACAGCT GAGGACCCATTTAAAGTAGAGACTGGAGGCATGATCAATATGCAGGCTTTAAAAGGAGGCAAAGTGAAACAGGTGGATGATGCATATGACACAGGGATCGGGACTCAGTTCTCTGTTGAGACAAATAAGAGAGATGAG GATGAAGAAATGATGAAATTCATAGAGGAGCAATTATCGAAACGGAAGGGCAAAGCAGAGAAGGAGCAACAGTTGCAAGATAAATCAAAGAAAAGCACATATTTAAGTCCTGAAGAAGCTGCCCTGAGAGCAGTTCCTGAGTATTTACGAGAATCCTCTGCCAAGAG ATCAGAGGAAATGCTCTCAAACCAAATGCTAAGTGGCATTCCAGAGGTGGATTTGGGAATAGAAGCCAAGATTCGCAATATTGAGGCCACTGAGGAAGCCAAATTGAGACTACTTTGGGAGAAGCAGAACAAAAAGGACGGACCTTCACAATTTGTACCCACCAACATGGCAGTGAATTTTGTACAGCAGAACAGAt TCAATATTGAATCAGAAGCAGCCAAAAAGAAGGCTAAAATGGATCTACAGAATGACAAATACAAGAAGAAAGATGAGAAAGCT